The bacterium DNA window GACGGGGCCCTCCTGGCCGTCGCTCACCCGGTGGTCCTGTCCCCGGTAGCTGAGCGAGCCGATGGAGGTGACGACGGCCGCGGTGCCGCAGGCGAAGGCCTCCAACAGCTTGCCGCTGTCGGCGTCGGCGCAGACATCGCGGATCATCGGCGGCGTCTCGGTCCAGTTCAGGTCGAAATCGCGGCAGAGGACGCCGACCGAATCACGGGTCACGCCGTTCAGGATGGTGTCGCCGATGGCGGCGGTGATCACCCGGTCGGCGTAGACGAAGGCGATGTTCATCGCCCCCATCTCCTCGATCGACGACATCGTGCGCGCGTCCAGCCAGACGATCTGGTCGAACCCCTCCTGCTGGGCGAGCTTGATCGGCAGCAGGGCGGCCCCGTAGTTGCCGCCGGTCTTGGCCCCGCCGACGCCGCCGGGCGCCGAGCGCACGTAGGTATCCTCGGCCTTGACCCGCAGCGGCTTGCTGCCGCCGGCGAAGTAGCTGCCGACCGGGCCGATGATGATGTAGAACAGGTATTCGGTGCTCGCCTTGACGCCCAGGCCGCGCTGGGTCGAGATCATCGTCGGGCGAATGTAGAGCGCGTCGGGCGACTTCGGCACCCAGTCGCGGTCCAGGTCGATCAGCCGCTTGAGGGCCTCCATGAAGAGTTTGGCGTCGACCCGCGGCATGCACATCCGGTCGCAGGAGTGGCCGAAGCGGGCGATGTTCATGTCGGGCCGGAACATGTGGACCGAGCCGTCCACGGGATGGGCGTAGGCCTTCATCCCCTCGAAGATCTCCTGCCCGTAGTGGAGCACCTTGGCCGCCGGATCGAGCACGATGTCGTGGTACGGGACGATGACCGGCTTGCCCCAGGCTCCGTCCCGGAACGGCATCTCGAACATGTGCGGGGTGAAGATGCTGCCGAAACCGAAATCGCTGCGCGGGGGCGCGGGCGGGTTCGGATGACGGGTGACCCGGATCTCCATGGGTGCCTCCTCGGCGAATTCGAAAGCCACGGAAGGGACGGTTTGGGGGCGGTCCTGACCGGCTAATCGTCGCCCATCGCCGGGGAAAAATCAAGGGGGGCGGCTCCCGATACAGGGCCGTTGTCGTATGCATTTTCAATGGGTT harbors:
- a CDS encoding branched-chain amino acid aminotransferase — protein: MEIRVTRHPNPPAPPRSDFGFGSIFTPHMFEMPFRDGAWGKPVIVPYHDIVLDPAAKVLHYGQEIFEGMKAYAHPVDGSVHMFRPDMNIARFGHSCDRMCMPRVDAKLFMEALKRLIDLDRDWVPKSPDALYIRPTMISTQRGLGVKASTEYLFYIIIGPVGSYFAGGSKPLRVKAEDTYVRSAPGGVGGAKTGGNYGAALLPIKLAQQEGFDQIVWLDARTMSSIEEMGAMNIAFVYADRVITAAIGDTILNGVTRDSVGVLCRDFDLNWTETPPMIRDVCADADSGKLLEAFACGTAAVVTSIGSLSYRGQDHRVSDGQEGPVTRRLREALCAIHAGTSDLHPEWIEKVPVFAHV